Proteins from a genomic interval of Polaribacter sp. Q13:
- the bshB1 gene encoding bacillithiol biosynthesis deacetylase BshB1: MKLDILAFGAHPDDVELGCGGTIAKEISLGKKVGIVDLTRGELGTRGSADLRDIEAANSAQILGVSVRENLRFADGFFVNDKKHQLEVIKMIRKYQPEIVLCNAVDDRHIDHPKGSSLVSDACFLSGLLKIETEVEGELQEKWRPKLVYHYIQWKNIVPDFVIDVTGFMDLKKKSVLAYASQFYDPASNEPETPITSKNFTDSVDYRAKDLGRLIGVASAEGFTTERYVAVENLSKLI, encoded by the coding sequence ATGAAACTAGATATTTTGGCTTTTGGAGCCCATCCAGATGATGTAGAATTAGGTTGTGGAGGCACAATTGCAAAGGAAATTTCCTTAGGAAAAAAGGTAGGTATTGTAGATTTAACGAGAGGCGAATTAGGTACTCGAGGTTCTGCTGATTTACGCGATATTGAAGCAGCGAATTCAGCTCAAATTTTAGGGGTTTCTGTAAGAGAAAATCTTCGATTTGCAGATGGCTTTTTTGTGAATGATAAAAAGCATCAATTAGAGGTCATAAAAATGATACGTAAGTATCAGCCAGAAATTGTGTTATGTAATGCTGTAGACGATCGGCATATTGATCATCCTAAAGGAAGTAGTCTTGTGTCTGATGCATGTTTTTTAAGTGGGTTATTAAAAATAGAGACAGAAGTAGAAGGGGAGTTACAAGAAAAGTGGAGACCAAAGTTGGTCTATCATTATATACAATGGAAAAATATAGTGCCAGACTTTGTAATTGATGTTACAGGATTTATGGATCTTAAAAAGAAATCGGTGTTAGCATACGCTTCCCAATTCTATGATCCTGCTAGTAATGAGCCAGAAACACCTATTACAAGTAAGAATTTTACAGATAGTGTAGATTATAGAGCAAAAGATTTAGGAAGATTGATTGGTGTAGCATCTGCAGAAGGCTTTACCACAGAGCGTTACGTGGCTGTAGAAAATTTAAGTAAATTAATTTAA
- a CDS encoding alpha/beta hydrolase — MSDLEYLVRQPKKATKNPPLLILLHGYGSNEQDLFSFAEELPDDFLIISAQAPNTLGFGSYAWYAINFDELNGKFSDLEQAKESIDKIAIFIDEIKAKFNTDPNKTFLLGFSQGSILSYSLSFFYPNKVQHVIALSGYINTELLPESISKEIKTDYYCSHGSVDQVLPVEWARKTKPFLDNLGLQNVYSEYPVGHGVAPQNFHSFKKWIEERL; from the coding sequence ATGAGCGATTTAGAGTACTTGGTAAGACAGCCAAAAAAAGCAACTAAAAACCCGCCTTTATTAATTTTACTGCATGGTTACGGAAGTAATGAGCAAGATTTATTTTCTTTTGCAGAAGAATTACCAGATGATTTTTTAATTATTAGCGCACAAGCACCAAATACCCTAGGTTTTGGAAGTTATGCTTGGTATGCCATTAATTTTGATGAGTTAAATGGTAAATTTTCTGATTTAGAACAAGCCAAAGAATCTATAGATAAAATAGCTATTTTTATTGATGAAATAAAAGCAAAATTTAATACAGACCCTAATAAAACTTTTTTGTTAGGTTTTAGTCAAGGTTCCATATTAAGTTATTCTTTAAGTTTTTTCTACCCAAATAAAGTACAGCATGTAATTGCTTTAAGTGGTTATATTAATACAGAATTATTACCCGAATCTATTTCTAAAGAAATTAAAACAGATTACTACTGTTCTCATGGTTCGGTAGACCAAGTTCTACCTGTAGAATGGGCCAGAAAAACAAAGCCTTTTTTAGATAATCTAGGATTACAAAATGTTTATTCTGAATACCCAGTTGGTCATGGAGTTGCGCCACAAAATTTTCATAGTTTTAAAAAATGGATTGAAGAACGGTTATAG
- the pckA gene encoding phosphoenolpyruvate carboxykinase (ATP) → METNRNMETYGLKNVTVNWNLPTEELQKITIEKGMGRETKNGTLAVNTGKFTGRSPQDRFIVKDDYTADKVWWGKTNKPVSQENFDKLKKNVTDYLSNKEIYAKDGYVCADPTYRTNIRTVAEYPWSISFVFNMFLRPTEEELANFDEDWLVLCAPGYICDDPKAYGIRQGNFSIINFTDKIALIGGSGYTGEIKKGIFSALNLILPVEKDVLPMHCSANVGEDGDTAIFFGLSGTGKTTLSADPTRKLIGDDEHGWTKDNNIFNFEGGCYAKVIDLSEEKEPDIFRAIKPGALLENVVFKEDGEVDYMDGSITQNTRVSYPIYNIDNIAVPSYANNPKNIFFLTADAFGVLPPVSKLTPGQAAYHFISGYTAKVAGTEAGITEPVPSFSACFGEPFMPLHPTKYAEMLSKKMTEAGVNVWLINTGWSGGPYGTGSRIKLKYTRAMIGEILKGSLDNIEFEQHPIFGLFMPKYCPNVPTEMLNPMNTWINKGAYISKAIHLAHFFHLNFEKFANEASEQIIEGGPLIDEHHQLDHM, encoded by the coding sequence ATGGAAACCAACAGAAACATGGAAACCTACGGATTAAAAAACGTAACAGTAAATTGGAACTTACCTACTGAAGAACTTCAAAAAATTACTATTGAAAAAGGTATGGGTAGAGAAACCAAAAATGGAACTTTAGCTGTAAACACTGGTAAATTTACTGGTAGATCTCCTCAAGATAGATTTATAGTTAAAGATGATTATACAGCAGACAAAGTTTGGTGGGGAAAAACCAATAAACCTGTTTCTCAAGAAAATTTCGATAAATTAAAAAAGAACGTTACAGATTATTTATCTAATAAAGAAATATACGCTAAAGATGGTTATGTATGTGCAGACCCAACTTACAGAACAAATATTAGAACCGTAGCAGAATACCCATGGTCTATTTCTTTTGTATTTAATATGTTCTTAAGACCTACTGAAGAAGAATTAGCTAATTTTGATGAAGACTGGTTAGTATTATGTGCTCCTGGTTATATTTGTGATGACCCAAAAGCATACGGAATCCGTCAAGGAAATTTCTCTATCATTAACTTTACAGATAAAATTGCTTTAATTGGTGGTTCTGGTTATACAGGAGAAATTAAAAAAGGTATATTTTCTGCATTAAATTTAATTTTACCAGTAGAAAAAGATGTTTTACCAATGCACTGTTCTGCAAATGTTGGTGAAGATGGAGATACAGCAATTTTCTTCGGATTATCTGGAACAGGAAAAACAACTTTATCTGCAGATCCTACAAGAAAATTAATTGGTGATGATGAACATGGTTGGACTAAAGACAACAACATTTTTAACTTTGAAGGTGGATGTTATGCTAAAGTAATTGACTTATCAGAAGAAAAAGAACCAGATATTTTTAGAGCTATTAAGCCAGGTGCTTTATTAGAAAATGTAGTATTTAAAGAAGATGGAGAAGTAGATTATATGGATGGTTCTATTACACAAAACACACGTGTAAGTTACCCAATTTATAACATCGATAATATTGCAGTACCATCATACGCAAACAACCCTAAAAACATTTTCTTTTTAACTGCTGATGCTTTTGGTGTATTGCCTCCGGTTTCTAAATTAACTCCTGGACAAGCTGCATACCACTTTATCTCTGGATATACTGCAAAAGTAGCAGGAACAGAAGCAGGAATTACAGAGCCTGTACCATCTTTCTCTGCTTGTTTTGGTGAACCTTTTATGCCATTACACCCAACAAAATATGCTGAAATGTTAAGTAAAAAAATGACTGAAGCAGGTGTAAACGTTTGGTTGATTAACACAGGTTGGTCTGGAGGTCCTTACGGAACTGGTTCTCGTATTAAATTAAAATACACAAGAGCAATGATTGGAGAAATCTTAAAAGGAAGTTTAGATAATATCGAATTTGAACAACACCCTATTTTCGGATTATTTATGCCAAAATATTGTCCTAATGTTCCTACAGAAATGTTAAACCCAATGAATACTTGGATAAACAAAGGAGCTTATATTAGTAAAGCAATTCACTTAGCACATTTCTTCCACTTAAACTTCGAGAAATTTGCGAATGAAGCATCAGAACAAATCATTGAAGGTGGACCGTTAATTGACGAACACCACCAATTAGATCACATGTAA
- a CDS encoding GNAT family N-acetyltransferase has translation MNTLIKVIEAEEILTIIPLLTKLNSKTPLELLKERVLEISKNTNYECVGIYIDEKLVGISGLWYSTRHYIGKSVEPDHVIIDESIRGQGLGKQFFNWIDNHIKSKGCEAIELNTYASNPKSHKFYYNEGYNIYGFHFLKVLREDKKFY, from the coding sequence ATGAATACATTAATAAAAGTAATTGAAGCAGAAGAAATTTTGACAATCATTCCGCTTTTAACAAAATTAAACTCAAAAACTCCTTTAGAATTATTAAAAGAAAGAGTTTTAGAAATATCTAAAAATACAAATTACGAATGTGTTGGGATATATATTGATGAAAAATTAGTGGGAATATCAGGACTCTGGTACTCCACAAGACACTATATTGGTAAATCTGTAGAGCCCGATCATGTAATTATTGATGAATCTATAAGAGGACAAGGGCTTGGTAAACAATTTTTTAACTGGATAGACAATCATATTAAAAGTAAAGGTTGCGAAGCTATTGAATTAAACACCTATGCAAGTAATCCTAAATCTCATAAATTCTACTATAATGAAGGTTATAATATTTATGGCTTTCATTTTTTAAAGGTATTGAGAGAGGATAAAAAGTTTTATTAA